Proteins co-encoded in one Flavivirga eckloniae genomic window:
- a CDS encoding glycoside hydrolase family 2 TIM barrel-domain containing protein, with the protein MKNVLLRLVLFLFAITTLAQSQKVSVVSNEEGMKLVVNGKDFMINGMNWDYFPIGTNYNYSLWKQSDDVIKAALDAEMGLLKNMGVNVIRQYTGVQPKWIQYIYENYGIYTMLNHSFGRYGLTINGAWVAVTDYRDPATQKLLISEVSQMAETYRNTPGMLLFLLGNENNYGLFWAGAETEDFPDEEDKKREVGEKRGRPMYKLMNDAVLKMKSIDASHPVAICNGDLLFADIIAEECKDVDIYGVNMYRGKSFGDAFERVKKELNKPIMFTEFGCDAFNAKTNQEDQKMQAFFMVENWKEIYQNAAGLGKSGNSIGGFTFQFSDGWWKFGQTKNLDIHDTNASWSNGGYYLDLDPGENNMNEEWFGICAKGPTNERGLYSLYPRAAYYALKEAHSLDPYAKDVTSDFVDNYFNNIELMDAVLRARGDKAALGATSAGKVRLSNLRAEFTTFSTGGTLLTTPETANPDEAAFPNQLGFDHMQSYYVGVEGNPTSNMRAEVNFNILGNVAQNPINEIFYENVGRPVKVINTNGEEVIITDNNRVRVYNAEFEWNSKVADVRGFYRTGHYHWGYEGDFFGLYPEANYGPNLDIYNGEILGVEVDGKKALKGLKAAFGPQLWWGANPTILLKYRTHFKHWDITGIYHRDLDTSLEFDDNGLRFLNANQVQSGVIPPWPTERATIVLERDFGAFGISLGGIWGGSPLNGSTFQDVTGESGNYVVYQDKINSDDNWGGKAKITYEKGRFNFYAQAAYMGLVANGGADATRTFTGWKLKDSGSGNQTNILSGFTYSIGDWQIAPNFLWQKPLVDPMPNDVTAPGRLRNFIDDPFAVRGNRETTAGELLLTFDPTPGSWFYEWDNDRAEDAKLAFNLGFVFRHQPTSQDAHIGFLANRTFFAFPQAAPAQDLWELSSRVVSKVSPDLGIIGNLYGGNAQANGDSDRTIERFGGNIKMIYKKWKIEYGFKVNDWGPFDYHRDFNLTFPVQNMIDISTSIGKPDWFILPDTKIGVRGTWRSLNENSPRYSPIAVPPNTFPAIPPISPVGFDDGNEWEIRTYIHINIGK; encoded by the coding sequence ATGAAAAACGTTCTTTTAAGATTAGTACTTTTCTTATTTGCAATAACTACACTTGCGCAGTCTCAAAAGGTGTCCGTTGTAAGTAATGAGGAGGGCATGAAATTAGTTGTGAATGGAAAAGATTTCATGATTAATGGTATGAATTGGGATTATTTCCCAATAGGTACCAATTACAATTACAGTCTATGGAAACAATCCGATGATGTTATTAAAGCAGCATTAGACGCCGAAATGGGACTGCTAAAAAACATGGGCGTAAATGTTATTAGGCAGTATACAGGCGTACAACCTAAATGGATTCAATACATCTACGAAAACTATGGAATCTATACCATGCTCAACCATTCCTTTGGTAGATATGGGTTAACAATAAACGGAGCCTGGGTAGCAGTAACAGATTACAGAGACCCAGCAACACAGAAACTATTAATATCTGAAGTCTCTCAGATGGCAGAAACCTACAGAAACACACCGGGAATGTTACTGTTCCTCTTAGGAAACGAAAACAACTATGGTTTGTTCTGGGCAGGAGCCGAAACCGAAGATTTTCCAGATGAAGAAGATAAGAAGCGGGAAGTCGGCGAAAAGCGGGGAAGACCCATGTATAAGCTAATGAATGATGCCGTGCTTAAAATGAAGTCCATTGATGCATCGCATCCAGTGGCCATTTGTAACGGAGATTTATTGTTTGCAGATATTATAGCAGAAGAATGTAAAGACGTAGATATTTATGGCGTAAACATGTATCGAGGTAAATCTTTTGGAGACGCTTTCGAACGCGTTAAAAAAGAATTGAACAAACCCATCATGTTTACCGAATTCGGATGCGATGCATTTAATGCCAAAACCAATCAAGAGGACCAAAAGATGCAAGCATTTTTTATGGTAGAAAACTGGAAAGAGATCTACCAAAATGCTGCTGGGTTAGGAAAATCAGGAAATTCGATAGGAGGTTTTACCTTTCAGTTTAGCGACGGATGGTGGAAATTTGGTCAAACTAAAAACCTTGATATTCACGATACTAACGCATCCTGGTCAAACGGAGGCTACTACTTAGATTTAGATCCAGGAGAAAACAATATGAACGAAGAGTGGTTTGGTATTTGTGCCAAAGGACCAACAAACGAAAGAGGACTTTACAGTTTATACCCAAGAGCAGCATACTACGCCTTAAAAGAAGCACATAGCCTAGATCCTTATGCCAAAGATGTAACCTCAGATTTTGTTGATAATTATTTCAACAATATAGAGCTAATGGACGCTGTACTTAGGGCAAGAGGCGATAAAGCCGCACTTGGAGCAACTAGCGCTGGTAAAGTAAGATTAAGCAATTTACGCGCTGAGTTTACCACATTTAGTACAGGAGGTACTTTATTAACAACCCCAGAGACTGCAAATCCAGATGAAGCAGCATTTCCTAATCAGCTTGGTTTTGACCACATGCAATCTTATTATGTTGGTGTTGAAGGGAATCCAACCTCAAACATGCGTGCAGAAGTTAATTTCAATATTCTTGGTAATGTAGCACAAAACCCTATTAATGAGATATTTTACGAGAACGTAGGTAGACCAGTTAAAGTTATCAATACAAACGGCGAAGAAGTTATTATTACAGATAACAATAGAGTGAGGGTGTACAATGCTGAGTTTGAATGGAACTCTAAAGTGGCAGATGTAAGAGGGTTTTACAGAACCGGCCACTACCACTGGGGGTATGAAGGCGATTTCTTTGGCTTATACCCAGAAGCTAATTACGGCCCTAACCTAGACATATACAACGGAGAAATTCTAGGTGTAGAAGTAGATGGTAAAAAAGCCTTAAAAGGACTAAAAGCAGCTTTTGGACCACAATTATGGTGGGGAGCAAATCCAACGATATTATTAAAATACAGAACTCATTTTAAGCATTGGGATATTACTGGTATTTATCATAGAGATTTAGATACGAGCCTAGAATTTGACGATAATGGACTACGATTTTTAAATGCTAATCAGGTACAAAGTGGTGTTATTCCACCTTGGCCCACAGAACGTGCGACCATAGTTTTAGAAAGAGACTTTGGAGCCTTTGGTATTTCATTAGGAGGTATCTGGGGAGGAAGTCCTCTTAACGGTAGTACATTTCAAGATGTAACAGGTGAATCTGGAAACTATGTAGTATATCAAGATAAAATCAACTCAGATGATAACTGGGGCGGGAAAGCCAAAATAACCTATGAAAAAGGACGATTTAATTTCTATGCACAAGCGGCATATATGGGATTGGTTGCCAATGGAGGCGCAGATGCTACAAGAACATTTACAGGTTGGAAACTTAAAGATTCTGGAAGTGGCAATCAAACCAACATACTTTCTGGTTTCACATACAGCATTGGAGATTGGCAAATAGCACCAAATTTCCTTTGGCAAAAACCTTTAGTAGATCCTATGCCTAATGATGTAACCGCACCAGGAAGATTAAGAAACTTTATTGATGATCCATTCGCTGTAAGAGGTAACAGAGAAACCACAGCAGGAGAATTACTCTTAACCTTCGATCCAACACCTGGATCCTGGTTTTATGAGTGGGACAATGATCGGGCGGAAGATGCAAAATTGGCTTTTAACTTAGGTTTTGTATTTAGACATCAGCCAACATCACAAGATGCGCATATTGGGTTTTTAGCAAATCGTACCTTTTTTGCTTTTCCGCAGGCTGCGCCAGCACAAGACCTCTGGGAATTAAGTTCTCGTGTTGTTTCTAAAGTAAGTCCAGACTTAGGGATCATTGGAAATCTTTATGGAGGCAACGCTCAGGCAAATGGTGATAGTGACAGAACTATAGAACGCTTTGGTGGTAACATCAAAATGATATACAAAAAGTGGAAAATAGAATACGGTTTCAAAGTTAACGATTGGGGGCCTTTTGATTACCATCGTGATTTCAACTTGACTTTCCCTGTACAAAACATGATCGATATTTCTACGTCCATAGGTAAGCCTGATTGGTTTATTCTTCCAGATACTAAAATAGGTGTCCGTGGTACTTGGCGTTCCTTAAATGAAAACTCACCTAGATATTCACCTATTGCTGTTCCTCCAAACACGTTTCCAGCTATACCGCCAATTAGCCCTGTTGGATTTGATGATGGAAATGAGTGGGAAATCAGAACATATATACACATCAATATTGGTAAATAA